A stretch of Aedes aegypti strain LVP_AGWG chromosome 2, AaegL5.0 Primary Assembly, whole genome shotgun sequence DNA encodes these proteins:
- the LOC110676363 gene encoding UDP-glucuronosyltransferase 2B15-like: MELRDVFLLIVSVSITLTTVNSANILCIMTVPSPSHHIWNRVWMEALVERGHNLTTITMDGDKSKNNLTYIHMEHVYPALFEDQGVDYVEMSKESAFRTVFSFLDFYTSVCDAVLKSNGMNEILAYPEDFKFDLVIYDYGCGPCLLPLLHRFNYPPLLSLTPFNNPPYSVDVVGGHKHFAYTPYFALNYDTKMNLGQRAYNTLLCLLSSAYRYFYIMPTVDRMVRSYFNYSNLPYIGDLETRTQLMLVNTHPAMDALEALPPNVVTIGGAHIKDPPPLPEDLEKFIRSSKKGAVLFSLGTNVRSDKIGEHRQRMFIEAFRQMPHYHFLWKFESDLKLDLPPNVIIKKWMPQNSILAHPNVEAFITHSGGLSTQEASWFGVPLIGMPFFMDQIRNCHRSVSAGVAEALDFQTLTVGKIRNTVLKVLETPKYKENMKRRSKFLQDQPEKPLDRAIWWIEYVIRNPDLNHMKSPTLELGTLKSNLVDVFALYLLVIVLGYKILIWGLKSIFHKQANKKIDKLE; the protein is encoded by the exons ATGGAGCTAAGGGATGTATTTCTTCTTATTGTCTCAGTTTCGATCACGCTGACAACCGTTAATAGTGCTAACATTTTGTGTATTATGACGGTTCCTAGTCCAAGTCATCACATTTG GAATCGAGTATGGATGGAAGCGCTGGTCGAGAGAGGGCACAATCTAACTACAATCACAATGGACGGTgataaatcgaaaaataatttaaCGTACATTCATATGGAACATGTGTACCCTGCATTATTTGAAGATCAAGGTGTAGATTATGTGGAAATGTCGAAAGAATCCGCATTTAGAACGGTGTTCTCGTTTCTTGATTTTTACACTAGTGTTTGTGATG CTGTCCTCAAGTCCAACGGTATGAACGAAATTTTGGCCTACCCGGAAGATTTCAAGTTTGACTTAGTGATCTACGACTACGGCTGTGGACCGTGCCTGTTACCGCTGTTACACAGGTTCAACTATCCACCGCTATTATCTCTGACGCCGTTCAACAATCCGCCCTACTCGGTAGACGTCGTGGGAGGCCATAAGCATTTTGCGTATACTCCGTACTTTGCGCTCAACTACGACACAAAGATGAATCTTGGACAACGTGCATACAACACACTGCTGTGCTTGCTCAGTTCAGC TTATCGTTACTTCTACATCATGCCAACTGTTGATCGAATGGTCCGATCGTATTTCAACTATTCCAACCTGCCATATATAGGCGATCTGGAAACGCGAACTCAACTCATGCTGGTCAACACCCATCCGGCAATGGATGCTTTGGAGGCTCTTCCTCCTAATGTAGTTACTATTGGTGGGGCTCACATCAAAGATCCCCCTCCACTGCCGGAAGATTTAGAGAAATTTATCCGAAGTAGCAAAAAAGGAGCTGTCCTGTTTTCCTTGGGAACCAACGTTCGCAGTGATAAAATAGGCGAACACCGTCAACGAATGTTCATCGAAGCTTTTCGACAGATGCCACATTATCACTTCTTGTGGAAATTTGAATCAGATCTGAAGCTGGATCTTCCACCAAATGTTATTATTAAGAAGTGGATGCCACAAAACAGTATTCTCGCTCACCCCAACGTTGAGGCGTTCATCACTCATTCGGGAGGATTGAGTACCCAGGAAGCTTCGTGGTTTGGAGTCCCGTTAATCGGGATGCCCTTTTTTATGGATCAAATTAGG AACTGTCACCGTTCAGTGAGTGCTGGAGTAGCAGAAGCGCTTGATTTCCAAACGCTAACCGTTGGAAAAATTCGAAACACTGTATTGAAAGTGCTAGAAACCCCCAAGTATAAGGAAAACATGAAGCGCCGatcgaaattccttcaggaccAACCCGAGAAACCGTTGGATCGAGCCATATGGTGGATTGAGTATGTCATTCGTAACCCTGACTTGAATCATATGAAATCGCCTACATTGGAACTGGGAACCCTCAAGTCAAACCTCGTAGATGTGTTTGCATTATATTTGTTAGTGATCGTACTTGGGTACAAAATCTTGATATGGGGTCTCAAATCTATATTCCACAAGCAAGCAAATAAGAAAATAGACAAGCTCGAataa